The following proteins come from a genomic window of Salvia hispanica cultivar TCC Black 2014 chromosome 4, UniMelb_Shisp_WGS_1.0, whole genome shotgun sequence:
- the LOC125218006 gene encoding probable aquaporin NIP7-1 isoform X1, producing the protein MSSADGPPTNLSLVRMVAAEAVGTFVLMFCISGIIGNLNSMGIQTGLLEYAATAGLTVVVIVFSIGPISGAHINPAVTIAFATAGPFPWSKVPLYVIAQVGGSVLATYAGQFVYDIKPELMLTTPARRGWIDAFLVELVATFIVLFMTTSLFNELQSLKYVSGFVAGGAICLGVLVSGPVSGGSMNPARSLGPALVTWRFDRLWVYLVAPTVGAIAGVVFYRALRLQGWSCDIIQGTHPSLQ; encoded by the exons ATGTCTTCAGCCGATGGTCCTCCCACAAATCTCAGCCTTGTCCGAATG GTGGCGGCCGAGGCTGTGGGGACGTTCGTGTTGATGTTCTGCATTAGTGGGATAATCGGAAACCTGAATTCGATGGGGATTCAAACCGGGCTTTTGGAATATGCAGCGACCGCAGGTCTTACTGTGGTGGTGATCGTCTTCTCGATAGGCCCCATTTCCGGGGCTCATATCAACCCTGCAGTCACAATCGCCTTTGCAACGGCCGGCCCCTTCCCTTGGTCTAAG GTTCCATTGTATGTTATTGCACAAGTAGGGGGGTCGGTTCTGGCGACGTACGCAGGGCAGTTCGTGTACGACATCAAGCCGGAGCTGATGCTGACGACGCCAGCCCGTCGGGGGTGGATCGACGCCTTCTTGGTGGAGCTCGTCGCGACGTTCATCGTGCTCTTCATGACTACATCGTTGTTCAACGAATTGCAATCG CTCAAATATGTGTCTGGATTTGTTGCTGGAGGGGCTATATGTTTGGGAGTCCTTGTCTCGGG GCCCGTCTCAGGAGGATCAATGAACCCGGCAAGATCACTAGGACCAGCACTTGTTACATGGAGATTTGATAGATTGTGGGTATATCTTGTAGCCCCGACGGTCGGAGCCATAGCCGGTGTTGTTTTTTATCGAGCCTTGCGCCTCCAAGGCTGGTCTTGCGACATCATCCAAGGCACCCATCCCTCATTGCAGTAG
- the LOC125218006 gene encoding probable aquaporin NIP7-1 isoform X2, with protein MSSADGPPTNLSLVRMVAAEAVGTFVLMFCISGIIGNLNSMGIQTGLLEYAATAGLTVVVIVFSIGPISGAHINPAVTIAFATAGPFPWSKVPLYVIAQVGGSVLATYAGQFVYDIKPELMLTTPARRGWIDAFLVELVATFIVLFMTTSLFNELQSARLRRINEPGKITRTSTCYMEI; from the exons ATGTCTTCAGCCGATGGTCCTCCCACAAATCTCAGCCTTGTCCGAATG GTGGCGGCCGAGGCTGTGGGGACGTTCGTGTTGATGTTCTGCATTAGTGGGATAATCGGAAACCTGAATTCGATGGGGATTCAAACCGGGCTTTTGGAATATGCAGCGACCGCAGGTCTTACTGTGGTGGTGATCGTCTTCTCGATAGGCCCCATTTCCGGGGCTCATATCAACCCTGCAGTCACAATCGCCTTTGCAACGGCCGGCCCCTTCCCTTGGTCTAAG GTTCCATTGTATGTTATTGCACAAGTAGGGGGGTCGGTTCTGGCGACGTACGCAGGGCAGTTCGTGTACGACATCAAGCCGGAGCTGATGCTGACGACGCCAGCCCGTCGGGGGTGGATCGACGCCTTCTTGGTGGAGCTCGTCGCGACGTTCATCGTGCTCTTCATGACTACATCGTTGTTCAACGAATTGCAATCG GCCCGTCTCAGGAGGATCAATGAACCCGGCAAGATCACTAGGACCAGCACTTGTTACATGGAGATTTGA
- the LOC125218965 gene encoding probable aspartic proteinase GIP2, with the protein MACSAQFLLLLLPLILLISKATSLPHTPTLPKAAIFPVSKDPSTLQYVAHLSMGENLDSANLVLDLNGPSLWMASELKSASQSHQPCSLKCSMAKSIKGGGAEYNSKGCTLLAENSISRTSTSGDLTEDVLAMEFWDGIGPSSFAKTEKFLFLSSPNLLLKGLAHGARGMLGLGDSRISLPSQFSTTFGFFERRFSVCLSPQKGAVFLGGSPQISSSMLFTPLISKKGEGFYYIDVSSIKVSGKKLPLLQKGILGAKISTIAPYTTFESKIYAAFVESYVSAAISMNLSLVPPVAPFEVCFGLSHMENVPIVDLVLQSELVKWRIHGENSMVVVNDEVMCLGFLDGGPNPRESIVVGGYQIEDHLLEFNLGNSMLGFASLLKGEKKCSDFEASSMDREIF; encoded by the coding sequence ATGGCTTGCTCTGCTCAATTCTTGCTTCTTCTGCTTCCTCTCATTCTACTCATTTCGAAAGCCACCTCCCTTCCCCACACTCCCACCTTGCCAAAAGCTGCAATCTTTCCCGTTTCCAAAGATCCCTCAACTCTTCAATACGTAGCTCATCTTTCCATGGGAGAAAATCTCGATTCAGCCAATCTCGTGCTTGACCTAAACGGCCCTTCTCTTTGGATGGCCTCCGAGCTCAAATCAGCTTCCCAGTCTCACCAGCCCTGCTCGCTCAAGTGCTCCATGGCTAAGTCAATTAAAGGCGGTGGAGCAGAGTACAACTCCAAAGGTTGTACCTTGCTGGCAGAGAATTCAATTTCAAGAACTTCCACATCTGGAGATCTGACTGAGGATGTGTTAGCTATGGAGTTCTGGGATGGGATTGGGCCTTCTTCATTTGCCAAGACTGAGAAATTCTTGTTTTTATCCTCTCCAAACTTGCTGCTCAAGGGCTTGGCTCATGGTGCTAGAGGCATGCTAGGGTTGGGAGACTCAAGAATCTCACTCCCATCACAATTCTCCACTACTTTTGGATTCTTTGAGAGGAGATTCTCAGTGTGTCTGTCCCCTCAAAAAGGTGCGGTCTTCCTCGGTGGGAGCCCCCAAATCTCAAGCTCAATGTTGTTCACACCTCTAATCTCCAAGAAAGGTGAAGGCTTTTATTACATTGATGTCAGTTCAATCAAGGTTTCTGGCAAGAAACTCCCTTTGCTGCAAAAAGGGATTCTTGGTGCCAAGATTAGTACCATTGCTCCTTACACTACATTTGAGAGCAAGATTTATGCTGCATTTGTTGAGTCCTATGTTAGTGCTGCAATCTccatgaatctgagtttagtgCCACCCGTGGCTCCATTTGAAGTGTGTTTTGGTTTATCACATATGGAGAATGTTCCGATTGTTGATCTTGTTCTGCAAAGTGAGTTGGTGAAGTGGAGGATTCATGGGGAGAATTCAATGGTGGTGGTGAATGATGAAGTGATGTGTTTGGGATTCTTGGATGGTGGTCCGAATCCTAGGGAGTCAATTGTTGTTGGTGGCTATCAGATTGAGGATCATCTGCTTGAGTTCAACTTGGGAAACTCCATGCTTGGATTTGCTTCCTTGTTGAAGGGAGAGAAGAAGTGCTCTGATTTTGAAGCATCTTCTATGGATAGGGAGATTTTTTGA